One segment of Drosophila mauritiana strain mau12 chromosome 3R, ASM438214v1, whole genome shotgun sequence DNA contains the following:
- the LOC117142806 gene encoding MOB kinase activator-like 1 encodes MDFLFGSRSSKTFKPKKNIPEGTHQYDLMKHAAATLGSGNLRNAVALPDGEDLNEWVAVNTVDFFNQINMLYGTITEFCTEETCGIMSAGPKYEYHWADGLTVKKPIKCSAPKYIDYLMTWVQDQLDDETLFPSKIGVPFPKNFHSSAKTILKRLFRVYAHIYHQHFTEVVTLGEEAHLNTSFKHFIFFVQEFNLIERRELAPLQELIDKLTAKDERQI; translated from the exons ATGGACTTCTTGTT CGGTTCCCGTTCCAGCAAGACCTTCAAGCCCAAGAAGAACATCCCGGAAGGCACACACCAATATGATCTCATGAAGCATGCGGCCGCCACGCTGGGATCGGGAAACCTGCGCAACGCAGTGGCCCTTCCAGATGGCGAGGATCTCAACGAGTGGGTGGCCGTTAACA CCGTGGACTTCTTCAACCAGATCAACATGCTGTACGGCACCATCACCGAGTTCTGCACCGAGGAGACCTGTGGCATCATGTCGGCTGGTCCGAAATACGAGTACCACTGGGCCGACGGTTTGACCGTAAAGAAGCCCATCAAGTGCAGCGCGCCCAAGTATATAGACTATCTGATGACTTGGGTGCAGGACCAGCTGGACGACGAGACCCtgtttccctccaagatcgGTGTGCCGTTTCCAAAGAACTTTCACTCCTCCGCCAAGACCATACTGAAGCGTCTGTTCCGCGTGTATGCGCACATCTACCACCAGCACTTCACAGAGGTGGTGACGCTTGGCGAGGAGGCCCATCTTAACACGTCCTTCAAGCACTTCATCTTCTTCGTGCAGGAGTTCAATCTGATTGAACGGCGCGAACTGGCCCCGCTGCAGGAGCTCATCGACAAGCTGACGGCTAAGGATGAGCGGCAGATATAG
- the LOC117142805 gene encoding retinol-binding protein pinta: MWSRSSSSKRQVATTDGDPEKVLAQVQDLSDWLVANPQINGCNTFENLHFFLRTSKFDVERAKKKLKTFYQMRAERTEWFDNRDPQLPEIQELLKLGVFLPIGPDAEQRMVVVIRTAAHDPKLHSQNNVFKTSKMILDLLLKLDPETCARGMVAILDMQGVQLGHALQMNPKLIKRSVESWTAYPCQPKLLEFTNAPRHVNFFLNTFRIFMTPKIRSRLFVRREGTSVNCDQLPKELGGQGLSYKELSVKWKQLVEENADFYVEQDKYKSKLK, from the exons ATGTGGTCGCGCAGCAGCAGTTCCAAAAGACAAGTGGCCACCACCGATGGTGACCCCGAAAAGGTTTTGGCGCAGGTCCAGGATCTCAGCGACTGGCTCGTCGCAAATCCGCAGATCAACGGATGCAACACCTTCGAGAACCTGCACTTCTTCCTCCGCACCTCCAAGTTCGATGTGGAGCGGGCCAAGAAGAAACTGAAAACGTTCTACCAAATGCGGGCGGAGCGCACCGAATGGTTCGACAATCGCGATCCCCAGTTGCCCGAGATCCAGGAGCTACTTAAGCTGGGCGTCTTCCTACCCATCGGTCCGGATGCCGAACAAAGGATGGTGGTGGTCATACGGACAGCAGCCCACGATCCCAAGCTCCACAGCCAGAACAATGTTTTTAAG ACCAGCAAAATGATATTGGACCTGCTGCTAAAGCTCGATCCGGAGACCTGTGCCCGCGGAATGGTGGCTATTCTGGATATGCAGGGCGTTCAACTGGGGCATGCTCTCCAAATGAATCCGAAGCTCATCAAGAGATCAGTGGAAAGCTGGACCGCCTATCCATGCCAGCCCAAGCTATTGGAGTTCACCAACGCCCCCCGTCATGTGAACTTCTTCTTGAACACCTTTAG aatatttatGACGCCCAAGATAAGATCGCGACTTTTCGTGCGTCGCGAAGGAACATCCGTGAACTGTGATCAGTTGCCAAAGGAACTCGGTGGTCAGGGATTAAGCTATAAGGAGCTGTCTGTGAAGTGGAAGCAGTTGGTCGAGGAGAACGCCGATTTCTATGTGGAACAAGACAAATACAAAAGCAAGCTCAAGTGA
- the LOC117142803 gene encoding transcription factor SPT20 homolog — protein MAKMLVRHLNSLPWALLAVLLLAALKLHVANAESSGDHKEGEVESSSTESNEIIPREAIQKLDYSVRQALLRAIDKLEQEEAAATESGEESPSSSGSHSLLPRAETSTLPSHREKDEILEESTRGNDPEPVVPTVQFYTATFDEKNAQEQLLSSFIDRSKLWKKTTIRKLNQPAASLSLEPKSTEAEGPENRQLTRSVDSSSSGSVSSNEISHDSGSHEIKFEISNIRKTTTPTTTTSTSTTTTTTSRPRTTRRRTTTTTTTTTTTTPRPTHNEDGENIELVDKQDIRIQEAPLVTAFTVDLDERGTAQKFRPLLAGNQLHQRTAANFAAPQQQQQLPHIGPTITKLNVLETEPPATPLPTQFPPTGSSTSTTQISTSTSAGGGFSTTPAFLASSTSNYVKQEPEPPSVNNYLIERQRALEQQIYQLKVQAQQQQALILRQLKLLEEQTQSRFQGSPIAQPSTLQPQQQQQQQQQQQQQQQQLPQVQQQHGPLEAIQTGLQPPTLGGGYSIRPSVEFIPSTHTKTVIYPTYPIEQQLPLRDAVSGHKFALHNGNINANNYQKPPANAVQQIFQNLQQSLQKSNESPQVQPSNQFNFAPAEASQLQALPHNNYKPFQQQQQQQLLLPNYVSNAVFQQQQQQHQQQQQQRARQFRQETGVGNFGLNSNVEIQPSNSFATTIVSQQPGLNSNPSLENQNFYRQHLTPQLSNQLQQNAQQYLQQQQQQQQLQQPKASGDNSPALNHGIPQFASQNLHFNGAF, from the exons ATGGCCAAAATGCTGGTG AGACATTTGAACAGCTTGCCTTGGGCTTTGCTGGCGGTTCTTCTGCTGGCAGCTCTGAAGCTCCATGTGGCCAATGCGGAATCCAGTGGCGATCACAAGGAGGGGGAGGTGGAGAGCTCCAGCACGGAGAGCAACGAGATCATTCCCAGGGAGGCCATTCAAAAGCTGGACTACTCCGTGAGGCAGGCTTTGCTTCGGGCCATTGATAAGCTGGAACAGGAGGAGGCGGCTGCCACGGAGAGTGGTGAGGAAAGTCCCAGCAGCAGTGGTTCCCATTCCCTGCTTCCGCGAGCAGAGACCTCTACTCTGCCATCGCACCGCGAAAAGGATGAGATCCTGGAGGAGAGCACCCGGGGAAACGATCCGGAGCCAGTGGTACCCACTGTCCAATTCTACACGGCCACCTTTGACGAGAAGAATGCCCAGGAGCAGCTGCTCTCCTCCTTCATCGATCGCTCCAAGCTGTGGAAGAAGACCACTATCCGGAAACTGAATCAGCCCGCCGCTTCGCTGTCCCTCGAACCGAAATCCACGGAGGCGGAAGGTCCAGAGAATCGTCAGCTCACCCGGAGCGTGGATAGCTCCAGTTCGGGATCCGTGAGCAGCAATGAGATCTCCCACGACAGCGGCAGTCACGAGATCAAATTCGAGATCAGCAATATAAggaagaccaccacacccacgACCACAACGTCCACGAGTACGACTACGACCACTACGTCCAGACCGCGGACCACTAGACGTCGCACCACCACAACGACGACGACCACGACCACGACCACGCCAAGGCCCACCCACAATGAGGATGGGGAGAACATAGAGCTGGTCGACAAGCAGGACATTCGGATCCAGGAAGCGCCACTCGTGACCGCTTTCACGGTGGATCTGGACGAGCGTGGCACGGCTCAAAAGTTCCGCCCATTGCTGGCGGGCAACCAGCTCCACCAGCGCACCGCCGCCAACTTTGCAgcgccacagcagcagcaacagctgccCCACATCGGACCCACCATCACTAAGCTGAATGTTTTGGAAACAGAGCCGCCGGCTACTCCGCTGCCCACCCAGTTCCCACCCACCGGCAGCAGCACCTCCACCACACAGATCAGCACGAGCACCAGTGCCGGCGGTGGTTTCTCCACCACTCCCGCCTTCCTGGCCAGCTCTACTAGCAATTATGTGAAG CAGGAGCCAGAGCCTCCCAGTGTGAATAACTATCTGATCGAGCGACAGAGAGCTCTGGAGCAGCAGATCTACCAGTTGAAGGTGCAggcacaacagcagcaggctcTGATCCTGCGTCAACTGAAGCTGTTGGAGGAGCAGACCCAGAGCCGTTTCCAGGGCTCACCGATTGCCCAACCCAGCACATTgcagccacagcagcaacagcagcagcaacagcagcagcaacaacagcagcagcaactgccgcaagtacagcagcaacatggtCCGCTGGAGGCCATTCAGACGGGTCTGCAACCGCCCACTTTGGGCGGGGGTTACTCCATAAGACCTTCGGTCGAATTTATACCCAGCACACATACCAAGACTGTTATTTATCCCACATATCCAATTGAGCAGCAATTGCCGCTGCGCGATGCCGTTTCGGGTCATAAATTCGCCCTGCACAATGGCAACATTAACGCGAATAACTATCAGAAGCCGCCAGCGAATGCAGTGCAGCAGATTTTCCAAAATTTGCAGCAATCTCTACAGAAATCGAACGAAAGTCCCCAGGTCCAGCCCTCCAATCAGTTCAACTTTGCACCGGCCGAGGCGTCGCAACTGCAGGCCTTGCCCCATAACAATTACAAGCCAtttcaacagcagcagcagcaacagttgctgCTGCCCAACTACGTCAGCAATGCGGtgttccagcagcagcagcaacaacatcagcaacagcagcagcaaagggCGCGGCAATTCCGCCAGGAGACGGGAGTGGGTAACTTCGGCTTGAACTCCAATGTGGAGATTCAGCCGAGCAACTCCTTTGCCACCACGATTGTTAGCCAGCAGCCTGGCCTCAATTCCAATCCCAGTCTGGAGAACCAGAACTTCTACAGGCAGCACTTGACGCCCCAGTTGAGCAACCAGTTGCAGCAGAACGCGCAGCAAtatctgcagcagcagcagcagcagcaacagttgcagcAGCCAAAAGCCAGCGGCGACAATAGTCCAG CTCTCAACCATGGGATACCGCAGTTCGCCTCACAAAACCTGCACTTCAACGGGGCCTTTTGA